The sequence TCGAGCCGGACAGCGCCACGATCACCGGGTGGGTGGGCATCTCGCCCGGCGGCAGCCCCGTCAGGGTGAAGGCGCCCGCCGCGACGACCGCGCAGAGCACGTAGTTCCCGACGGTCCAGCGCCTCCCGGAGCCGGAGTACGGCACCCAGAGAGAGGCCAGCACCAGCCCGGAGAACAGGGCGTAGGCGGACTGGGGGTGCTCCTCCACCAGCGGCGCGATCAGTTTCGCCGCGAGCACCAGGGCCGCCGCCATGCCCACCAGCAGGGGAAGCAGGACCGCCCAGTCGACGTTCCTCAGCTCCTCCCTGGCGCGCGCGGACCCGCGGCCGCGCGGCAGGTCGGACGCGGCCATCCGCAGCGCGCTGGTGAGGTGACCGGCGCCGCCGATGAGCTTCTCGTACACGCCGGTGATCAGGGCGACGGTGCCGCCGCTGACGCCGGGGACGGCCTCCGCGGTGCCGATGAGAGCGCCGCGGAAGGCGTTGAAGATGTGGTGGCCGGATGGCTTCGCCATGATCTCCTGTTTCGACTGTCGGCTCTCTGCCATGGTGCGGCTTCCGGCCGTTGAGGGGAGCAGGCGACCATCCTAGGCGGCGCGCCGCGGGGGCCGTACGAGGGAGGGGCGCCGGCCGCCGCCCTCCCCTCAGAACCCCCTGGTCCGCTTCGCCGCCCGGCGGCTCGCCCCGCCGATCGCGCCCGGCATCCCCATGAACAGCCGGGAGATCTCGCTCCCCAGGTTCACCCCGATCGCGATGGCCAGCGCCGTCGCGACCGCCGTCGACAGCGAGGTGAGCCCGGTGTCCAGCTCGTTCTGCGCCACGCCCAGCAGACCGAAGTACGTCGCCGAACCGGGCAGCAGCGGCCCGATCGCCGCCGTGATGTACGGCAGCGAGGAGTGGAACTGGTAGCGCGAGAACAGCTGGCCGAACAGGCCGACCAGCCCGGCCGCCACCGCCGTCGCCGCGACCGGCGAGATGTCCCCGGTCCGGGCCATCGCCCCGAAGATGATCCAGGCGACGCCGCCGTTCAGGGTGACCGCCAGCACCGTCGACCGCTCCTGCTGGAGCAGTACGGCGAAGGCCAGGCTCAGCGCCATCGACGCCAGGATCTGGACCACCGGCTCGTTGTACGGCGTGAACCGGGCATCGGGATTGAGCTGCGCCCCCAGCTGCAGCCCCAGGTACAGCACGATCAGCACGCCCACGACGATCCCGATGAAGAAGTACATGACTTCGAGCAGCCGGGCCGAGGCGGTGATGTAGTAACCGGTCAGCCCGTCCTGCACCCCTGCCACCAGCGCCCGCCCCGGCAGCAGCGCGAACAGCCCACCGGTGATCACCGCGGAGGGACGGATGTCCGTCGAGTGGGTCAGCGTCAGCGCCACCCCCATCGCGGCCGGCGGCATCGCGGCCACGGTGAACTGGTAGAACTCCGGCAGCCCGCGCCCGGCGCACAGCCACGCCAGCCGGTCGCCGAGCATCGCGCCCGCCGCCGCCACGGCGAACACCAGCAGCCCACCGCCGACCAGCACGGAGGCCGAACCGGCCAGCAGCCCGGCGGCCGCCGTCAACACCCAGCCCGGGTAGGGGTGGCGGTTACGGCGGATCTCCGCGAGCCGCCGGTAGGCCTCCTCCAGCGACACCTCGGTGTCCGTGCTGGTGATGTCGTCGACCAGCCGGAACACCGCCGCCAGACGCGTGTAGTCGGTGCCCCGGCGGCGTACGGTACGGCTCGCCGTCACCGGGTCGTCGACCAGCGACGGCTGGTGCGAGATCGACAGCAGGGTGAACGTGACCGTCGGCTCGCTGCGGTCCAGGCCGTAGGACCGGGTCACCGCGAACATCGCCGCCTCGACGTCCTCGGCGCCCTCGCCGCCCGCCAGCAGCAGCTCCCCGATACGCAGGGTCAGGTCGAGCACACGCGGCACGGCCGGACCGGTGTCGTCGTCGGTGCGCTGGCTCGACTCCGCCGCCGGACGCTCCGTCACCGGCATCCGCAGCATCGTGCGCATCCGGTCCTGCCAGGGCGCCTCCTTGGTCAGCTTGACCATCGGAATGCCCTGCGCCGGAGTGAAGGCGGGCGGCGACTGCTGGGCCCGGTACGTGCTGGGCGGGGTGAAAGCGGAACTCAGCGTGTCGGAGTTCGGCCCGCCCCCGGAGCCGCCGCCCGACCCGGCCGGAACGTGCGGCTCCGGCTGCACCCCGGTCGGGATCGCGAACTCCGACGTCGGATGGTCCTCCTCGGGCGGTGACACCGGATACATCGTCCCGGCAGGCGGAGCGAAAGCGCTCCGCGCCTCGTCGGACTGGGGCTTCTGGTCCTCAGGACCGCCCGATTCCGCCACCGCTCGACCTCGTTCCTGCTCGACTGCACGTCATGGGGGGTGGCCCCGCCGCACGTCTGCCCAGTATGGCCACCGGCATGGCCCCGCACGCGCGGAACTGCGGGCAGCGGAACGGGCGGCACACCCGTGAAGGTGTACCGCCCGTTCGCAGACGGCCGTCCGGCTCACAAACGGAACCGGAAGAGGGACGTCAGTGCGCGCCGCCCTGCGCCTCAAGACGCTTGTAGGAGGCCTCGATCTCGGCCTCCGCCTCGGCGCGGCCGACCCAGTCCGCGCCCTCGACGGACTTGCCCGGCTCCAGGTCCTTGTAGACCTCGAAGAAGTGCTGGATCTCCAGGCGGTCGAACTCCGACACGTGGTGGATGTCGCGCAGGTGCTCCACGCGCGGGTCCGACGCCGGGACGCAGAGCAGCTTGTCGTCGCCGCCCGCCTCGTCGGTCATCCGGAACATGCCGATGGCGCGGCACTTGATGAGGCAACCGGGGAAGGTCGGCTCGTCCAGGATGACCAGCGCGTCCAGCGGGTCGCCGTCCTCGCCGAGGGTGTTCTCGACGAAGCCGTAGTCGGCCGGGTAGCTGGTCGAGGTGAAGAGTCGACGGTCCAGGCGGATCCGACCGGTCTCGTGGTCCACCTCGTACTTGTTCCGCGAACCCTTCGGGATCTCGATGGTGACGTCGAACTCCACGGGTGGCTCCTCCATGATCAACACATACGACTGGTGGTTAAGTGTCCCCCACGCAGAAGTGTGCTCGCGAAAGGGGCTGGTCAGCGGTGACCGAACAGGTGGAAGAACCGTCGATGCGCCCCTCGGACCCGCGGGGCGGGCCGAAGATCCTGACGAGGAAGCGCAGCGGTGCGTACACCTGGCAGGTGATCGCAGGCTCCGCAGCGCTCGGCCTGGTCGTCGCCGCCGGCGCCGTCCTCGCCGCCGGCCCCTGGGACAACGGTCAGCGTAAGGCCGAGCGGGCGCTGGCAGCCGCCGGTGACCGCACAGGTGGCGCACATCACGGGCGCCCCACGCCCGACGGCCCCCGCCCGGCCCCCAGCGCCCCGGCCGTCCTGCCCGCCCTCGGCACCACCACCCGTGACGCCCCCCGGGACCCCGCCGCACTCCGCGACACCCTCGCCCCGCTCATCGGCGCGCCCGAACTGGGGGACAAGGTCGCCGCGTCCGTCGTCGACACCGCCACCGGCGAGCAGCTGTACGGGCGGGGGGCCACCACCCCGATGACCCCGGCCTCCACGATCAAGATCGCCACCGCCACCGCGGCCCTCTCGGTCCTCGGGCCCGACCACCGCATCGCGACCACCGCCGTGCTGTCCCCCGACTCCCGCACCCTCACCCTCGTCGGCGGCGGCGACCCCACCCTCAGCAGGGCGGCCCTGCGCGCGATGGCCGCCGACACCGCCGACGCCCTGCGCGAGGAGGACCGGGACTCCGTTCGGCTCAGGTACGACGTCTCCCGCTACGCCGGCCCCGTACTCCACCCGATCGGCCCCAACGAGAACCTCGCACCCGTCACCGCCCTGATGGTCGACGAGGGCCGCGCCGACGACACGGACCGGGGCCCCGCCCCGCGCACCGACGACCCCGCGGGCGACGCCGCCCGCACCTTCGCCGCGGCGCTGAGGAAGGCGGGCGTCGAGGTCACCGGCGCCCCCGGCGAGGCCCGCGCGGCCGACGAGGCCCGCACCGTCGCCACCCACCGCTCGGCCCCGCTCTCCGCCCTCGTCGAACGCACCCTCACCAACAGCGACAACGACCTCGCCGAGGCCCTCGCCCGGCAGACCGCCATCGCCAAGGGGGAGAGCGCCTCGTTCGCCGGGGCCCGCCGCGCCGTCACCAACGAGCTGAAGAAGCTGGAGCTCCCGGTCGCGGGCGCCCGCTTCGCCGACGGCAGCGGCCTGGACCGCGAGGACCGGGTCACCCCCGCCCTCCTCACCGCGCTCCTCGCCCGGGTCGCCGACCCCGACCGCCCCGGACTCCGCCCCGTCCTCACCGGCCTCCCGGTCGCCGGCTTCAGCGGCACCCTCGGCGGCCGCTACGCGCCCGACGCCGACGGCACCGGACTGATCCGCGCCAAGACCGGCACGCTCAGGGGCGTGAACTCCCTCGCAGGCACCGTCGTGGACCGCCGGGGCCGGCTGCTCGCCTTCGCCTTCCTCGCTTCCGGCAGCCGCCACGCGGCCGAGGCCGAACCCGCCCTCGACGCCCTGGCCACCGCACTCGCCGGCACAGGCGGCTGAGGCCGGGGCCGCGCCCGAAGAGCGGTGCGCGGGGCGCCCCGCCGGCCGGACCCGGCCGGCAAGACCCCACCAAGGGACGACGGGCTCACGTACGGTTGACGCATGACGAGCATCGGTGGTGCCCAGATGGTCGACTGGAATCTCGCGGTGGCGACCGCGACCCGGCTCGTGCGGCCCGGACCCGACATCAGCCGCGAGGAGGCCCGCGCCGTCGTCGCGGAGCTCCGGCGGCACGCCAAGGCCTCCGAGGAGCACGTACGCCTCTTCACCCGGATGATCCCCGAGGGCGCCGAACCCGAGGACACCCCCGTCCTCGTCGTCGACCGCCCCGGCTGGATCAGGGCCAACGTCGCCGGCTTCCGCGAACTCCTCCATCCCCTGCTCGCCAAGATGGAGAGCCGCCGCTCCGGCGGGCCCGGCGGCGCCGTCCTCGGCGCGGTCGGCGGCAAGGTCACCGGCGTCGAGCTGGGCATGCTGCTGTCGTTCCTCGCCTCCCGGGTGCTCGGCCAGTACGAGACGTTCGCCCCCGCCACCAGGGAACTGCCCGCCTCCGCGAACGGCGGCGGCCGGCTCCTCCTCGTCGCTCCCAACATCGTCCACGTCGAACGCGAGCTGGACGTCGACCCCCACGACTTCCGGCTCTGGGTCGCCCTCCACGAGGAGACCCACCGGACCCAGTTCACCGGCGTGCCCTGGCTCCGCGACCACCTCCGGGGCGAGATCCAGACGTTCCTCGACGAGACCGACGTCGACCCGGCGACCTTCCTGGAACGCCTCCGCGAGGCCGCCCAGTCCCTCTCCGGCGGCCGCCCCGAGGGCGAACGGGGCGAGAGCGACGGCCGCAGCCTTGTCGACATCGTCCAGACCCCCGCCCAGCGCGAGGTCCTCGGCCGCCTCACGGCCGTCATGTCCCTCCTCGAAGGACACGCCGACTACGTCATGGACGGCGTCGGCCCCGACGTCGTGGGCTCCGTCTCCGAGATCCGCGAGAAGTTCCAGCGCCGCCGCGCCCAGGGCGCCGGCCGCCTCGACCAGGCCCTGCGCAAGCTCCTCGGCCTCGACGCCAAGCTCCGCCAGTACAAGGACGGCGAGAAGTTCGTGACGTCGGTCGTCGACGAGGTCGGCATGGACGGCTTCAACCGCGTGTGGACCTCGCCCAACACCCTCCCCACCAAGGCCGAGATCGCCCGGCCCGCCGACTGGGTCGCCCGCGTGCACCGCAAGGCCGAATCCTGACCCTCCTGGCCCACGGACCGCCCCGCCGGACCGATATTCGCCCCCCAATCACCCATCCGAGGGACCATGGAGGCCCGGGAAGGCGTGCAATGCTCGATGAACAGCCTGACTCTGTCACCATCGACGCACTCTGAGTGACGGGACTCACGCGTTCCGGCGCTCGACGCTCCTCCCGAACTCCACGAAGGGCACCGGACATGGGTCCCCATCCTGCGGTCGCGGCGATACGCCTGGCGGTCCGCCGCGTACTCCACGACGTCATCACCGACTGCCGGCGGAACGCCGGCCCCGACCGGCCCGCCGAAGCGGCCAGGCGCCCCGCGCACGCCGCCGGCTCCCCCTGTGCCGAGGCCGGCGCCGCGGGCGGCTCCCGCACCGCCCTCCCCGAACGGCCCCGCACCCCGCTCGTCCTGGTCGCCTGCTCCGGCGGCGCCGACTCCATGGCGCTCGCCTCCGCGCTCGCCTTCGAAGCCCGCAAACTCGACGTCCGGGCCGGGGGCGTCACCGTCGACCACAACCTCCAGCCGGGCTCCGGGCTCCGCGCCGCCGAGGTCGTCACCCGGCTCGCCGCCATGGACCTCGACCCCGTCGAGGCCGTCGCCGTGCACGTCGGACGCGAGGGCGGCCCCGAGGCCGCCGCCCGCGACGCCCGCTACGCCGCGCTGGACGCCGCCGCCGAACGCCACGGCGCCGCCGCCGTCCTGCTCGGCCACACCCGCGACGACCAGGCCGAGACGGTCCTCCTCGGCCTCGCCCGCGGCTCCGGCATCCGCTCGCTCTCCGGCATGGCAGCCGCCTCCGGGCCGGCCGGCCGCTACCGCCGCCCCTTCCTCCAGCTCGACCGGCAGACCGTCCGCAAGGCCTGCCTGGTCCAGTCGATCCCCGTCTGGGACGACCCGCACAACATCGACCCCGCCTACACCCGCTCCCGGCTCCGCCACGAAGGGCTGCCCGCCCTGGAGAAGGCGCTCGGCAAAGGCGTCGTCGAAGCTCTCGCCCGCACCGCCCAGCTCTCCCGCGACGACGCCGACGCGCTGGACACCTGGGCCGCCGAGGCCGAGCTGTCCGTACGCGACGAGGCCGGCCGTCTGGAGTGCGCCGCGCTGTACGCCCTGCCCCCCGCGGTACGCCGCCGGGTGCTGCGCCGCGCCCTGATCGAGGCCGGCGCGCCCGCCGGCTCCCTCTTCGCCCGGCACCTCGAAGAAGTCGACCGGCTGATCACCGGCTGGCGCGGCCAGCGGGCCATCAACCTGCCCGGCCGCGTCGAGGCGCTGCGGCAGGGTGGCAGACTGGTCATTCGGCAGAGCTGACGCGCGAGCGGCTGAAGTGCAGACGAACCGCCGCCGGCCCGGGCACCCCGGACCGGCGGGCCGGGCCGTCGGCAGCACAGAAAGAGACGTGGGTGAACGAGAAGGACATGGGTACCGACCTTCAGTCGGTGCTCCTCACCAAGGAAGAGATCGACGCGAAGCTCGTCGAGCTGGCCGCGAAGATCGACGCGGAGTACGCGGGCAAGGACCTGCTGATCGTCGGCGTCCTCAAGGGCGCGGTGATGGTCATGGCGGACCTGGCGCGCGCGCTGTCCACCCCCGTCACGATGGACTGGATGGCCGTCTCCTCGTACGGGGCGGGCACCCAGTCCTCCGGCGTCGTGCGGATCCTCAAGGACCTCGACACCGACATCAAGGGCAAGCACGTCCTGATCGTCGAGGACATCATCGACTCCGGGCTGACGCTGTCCTGGCTGCTGTCCAACCTGGGCTCCCGGGAGCCGGCCTCGCTGGAGGTCTGCACCCTGCTCCGCAAGCCGGACGCGGCGAAGGTCGCGATCGACGTGAAGTGGATCGGGTTCGACATCCCCAACGAGTTCGTCGTCGGCTACGGGCTGGACTACGCGGAGAAGTACCGCAACCTCCCCTTCGTCGGCACGCTGGCCCCGCACGTCTACGGCGGCTGACCCCCGGGGAACCCTCACCGCCTCCGGGCCGTTGGAGCTTCGAAAGCAGGTTTCTCCGCTGCACCCAGCGGTCGCGGGTGCCCATGCTGAGGTACCGTCCGAAGAACACTCTTTTCAAACAGCAGCATTTACCTACGGGCAGGAGGGACGGGGCGTCTTCGCTCCGTGTGGATGGACGTGAAGCGATACTTCCGTGGGCCGGTCATGTGGATCGTGCTGGCCGTCCTCGCCGTGGTCGTGTTGATGCAGGTCGTCGGCTCGTCGGGCGGCTACAAGACGGTGGACACCGCCAAGGTGGTCCAGGCGATCAGTAAGAACCAGGTGGAGCAGGCCAAGCTGACCACCGGTGACGAACAAATCCTCAAGGTCGAGCTGAAGGACGGCCAGAAGCTGCCGGGCGAGTCCGGCAGCAAGTTCCAGGCGAGCTACATCGGCAACCAGGGCGTCGAGCTCGCCGACACGCTCCAGCAGAAGTTCGAGGCGGGTGAGGTCGAGAAGGGTTACACCATCTCGCCGTCGAAGCAGTCCCCGTTCGTCTCGATCCTCCTCTCGCTGCTGCCCTTCGTCCTCATCGTCGTCGTCTTCCTGTTTCTGATGAACCAGATGCAGGGCGGCGGTTCCAAGGTCATGCAGTTCGGCAAGTCCAAGGCCAAGCTGATCACCAAGGACACGCCCAAGACGACCTTCGCCGACGTGGCGGGGTCCGACGAGGCCGTCGAGGAGCTCCACGAGATCAAGGAGTTCCTCCAGGAGCCGGCGAAGTTCCAGGCCGTCGGCGCCAAGATCCCCAAGGGCGTCCTGCTCTACGGTCCGCCCGGTACGGGCAAGACGCTGCTCGCCCGCGCCGTCGCCGGCGAGGCGGGCGTCCCGTTCTACTCGATCTCCGGTTCCGACTTCGTCGAGATGTTCGTCGGTGTCGGCGCCTCCCGGGTGCGCGACCTCTTCGAGCAGGCCAAGGCGAACGCCCCGGCGATCGTCTTCGTCGACGAGATCGACGCCGTCGGCCGCCACCGCGGCGCCGGCATGGGCGGCGGTCACGACGAGCGCGAGCAGACGCTCAACCAGCTGCTCGTCGAGATGGACGGGTTCGACGTGAAGGGCGGCGTCATCCTGATCGCCGCCACCAACCGCCCCGACATCCTCGACCCTGCGCTCCTGCGTCCGGGCCGCTTCGACCGGCAGATCGCGGTCGACCGCCCCGACATGCAGGGCCGCCTGGAGATCCTCAAGGTGCATCAGAAGGGCAAGCCCGTCGCGGAGGGCGTCGACCTCGGCGCCGTCGCCCGGCGCACGCCCGGCTTCACCGGTGCCGACCTGTCGAACGTGCTCAACGAAGCGGCGCTCCTGACGGCGCGCAGCGACAAGAAGCTCATCGACAACGAGAGCCTCGACGAGGCGATCGACCGTGTCGTGGCGGGCCCGCAGAAGCGGACCCGGATCATGTCCGAGAAGGAGAAGAAGATCACCGCGTATCACGAGGGCGGACACGCCCTGGTCGCGGCGGCCTCACCCCAGTCGGACCCGGTCCACAAGATCACGATCCTCTCGCGCGGCCGCGCCCTCGGTTACACGATGGTGCTCCCGGAGGAGGACAAGTACTCCACGACCCGCAACGAGATGCTCGACCAGCTGGCGTACATGCTGGGCGGGCGCGCGGCCGAGGAGCTGGTCTTCCACGACCCGACCACCGGTGCGGCGAACGACATCGAGAAGGCCACGGCGACGGCCCGCGCGATGGTCACGCAGTACGGCATGACGGAGCGTCTCGGCGCGATCAAGTTCGGCGGCGACAACTCGGAGCCCTTCCTGGGCCGCGAGATGGGCCACCAGCGCGACTACTCGGAAGAGGTCGCGGCCCTGGTCGACGAGGAGGTCAAGAAGCTCATCGAGACCGCCCACAACGACGCGTGGGAGATCCTCGTCGAGAACCGCGACATCCTCGACGCCCTGGTGCTCGAACTGCTGGAGAAGGAGACGCTCGGCAAGGACGAGATCGCCGAGATCTTCGCCCCCATCGTCAAGCGCCCCGCCCGGCCGGCCTGGACCGGATCCGCCCGGCGCACCCCGTCGACGCGGCCCCCGGTCCTCTCGCCCAAGGAGCTCGCCCTCACCAACGGCAGCGCCAACGGGTCGGGCACGCCGGAGATCGCCCCGACGGACCTGACGAAGGACATCACCCCGTCCACCGAGACGATCCCCGAGGACCGTCCCGAGAGCTAGCCCCGGCCCGCTCCGGTGAGACCCCCGTCACGGGGGCCGACCCGGTCCCGGAATGGATGCCGCGCCCCCCAGGTTTTAGCCTGTGGGGGCGCGGCTTTTCCGTATGCCCGCGATGTCCGATCGCGAACCCGCGCACGGAACAGCACAGAGGAACGAGGCACAGATGACCGACCCGGTGACGCTGGACGGCCAGGGTTCGATCGGCGTATTCGACGAGAAGCGGGCCGAGGCGGCCGTCCGCGAACTGCTGCTCGCCGTCGGGGAGGACCCGGACCGCGAGGGTCTGCGGGAGACGCCGGGGCGGGTGGCGCGGGCGTACAAGGAGATATTCGCGGGTCTGTACCAGCAGCCCGAGGATGTCCTGACGACCACGTTCGACCTGGGTCACGACGAGATGGTGCTGGTCAAGGACATTGAGGTGTTCTCGACATGTGAACATCATCTGGTGCCGTTCAGGGGCGTCGCCCACGTCGGCTACATCCCCGCCTCTACCGGCAAGATCACCGGCCTGTCCAAGCTGGCCCGGCTGGTCGACGTCTACGCCCGCCGCCCGCAGGTCCAGGAGCGGATGACCACCCAGATCGCCGAGTCCCTGATGTCGATCCTGGAGCCGCGGGGAGTCATCGTCGTCGTCGAGTGCGAGCACATGTGCATGTCGATGCGCGGGATCCGCAAGCCGGGGGCGAAGACCCTGACGTCCGCGGTGCGCGGCCAGCTCCGCGACCCGGCGACCCGCGCCGAGGCGATGAGCCTCATCATGGCGAGCTGACGCTCCGAGGGACGCACGAGGGCCCGGCAGGCCGCGCAAGCGCGCCTGCCGGGCCCTCGTCGGCGTTACGCCGCCGCCGCGCCCGTGCCGTCGTGGTCGTTGCCGTCCTCCGGGAGGCGGCAGACGCGTTCCAGGAAGAAGGCCGCCGCGATGACACCGATGCCGGCGATCACCGCCGCGCCCGCGTAGATGGCCTGGTCGCGGCGGGGCGGGACGTCGAGGTAGCTCAGGAGGAAGACCCCGGTGCCGCCGTACATCCCGGAGACCAGGGCCGCGACCAGGGCGCTCGCCTGGCCGAAGACGACCGCGCGGGCCGCGAACAGGGGCTCGACGCCCTTGGCGCCGGGGCGGCGTTCGCGCTGGGCACGGAGGCGGGCGCGGACGGAGAGGGCGGTCGCGAGGAGGATCACCGCGATCACGGCGAGCACGATCGACGCGGCCAG is a genomic window of Streptomyces sp. YPW6 containing:
- a CDS encoding DUF368 domain-containing protein, with protein sequence MAKPSGHHIFNAFRGALIGTAEAVPGVSGGTVALITGVYEKLIGGAGHLTSALRMAASDLPRGRGSARAREELRNVDWAVLLPLLVGMAAALVLAAKLIAPLVEEHPQSAYALFSGLVLASLWVPYSGSGRRWTVGNYVLCAVVAAGAFTLTGLPPGEMPTHPVIVALSGSIAICALVLPGISGSFLLLTMGLYEPTIDAVNERDLGYLAAFALGCVVGLALFVKLLKWLLENHHHMTLVVMTGLMAGSLRALWPWQDDDRGLLAPSGSVGLSLALFALGAAVVVGVLVVEHRSQRKQAEESAAAPKRGRHART
- a CDS encoding threonine/serine exporter family protein; this encodes MAESGGPEDQKPQSDEARSAFAPPAGTMYPVSPPEEDHPTSEFAIPTGVQPEPHVPAGSGGGSGGGPNSDTLSSAFTPPSTYRAQQSPPAFTPAQGIPMVKLTKEAPWQDRMRTMLRMPVTERPAAESSQRTDDDTGPAVPRVLDLTLRIGELLLAGGEGAEDVEAAMFAVTRSYGLDRSEPTVTFTLLSISHQPSLVDDPVTASRTVRRRGTDYTRLAAVFRLVDDITSTDTEVSLEEAYRRLAEIRRNRHPYPGWVLTAAAGLLAGSASVLVGGGLLVFAVAAAGAMLGDRLAWLCAGRGLPEFYQFTVAAMPPAAMGVALTLTHSTDIRPSAVITGGLFALLPGRALVAGVQDGLTGYYITASARLLEVMYFFIGIVVGVLIVLYLGLQLGAQLNPDARFTPYNEPVVQILASMALSLAFAVLLQQERSTVLAVTLNGGVAWIIFGAMARTGDISPVAATAVAAGLVGLFGQLFSRYQFHSSLPYITAAIGPLLPGSATYFGLLGVAQNELDTGLTSLSTAVATALAIAIGVNLGSEISRLFMGMPGAIGGASRRAAKRTRGF
- a CDS encoding inorganic diphosphatase, whose protein sequence is MEFDVTIEIPKGSRNKYEVDHETGRIRLDRRLFTSTSYPADYGFVENTLGEDGDPLDALVILDEPTFPGCLIKCRAIGMFRMTDEAGGDDKLLCVPASDPRVEHLRDIHHVSEFDRLEIQHFFEVYKDLEPGKSVEGADWVGRAEAEAEIEASYKRLEAQGGAH
- the dacB gene encoding D-alanyl-D-alanine carboxypeptidase/D-alanyl-D-alanine-endopeptidase, with the translated sequence MTEQVEEPSMRPSDPRGGPKILTRKRSGAYTWQVIAGSAALGLVVAAGAVLAAGPWDNGQRKAERALAAAGDRTGGAHHGRPTPDGPRPAPSAPAVLPALGTTTRDAPRDPAALRDTLAPLIGAPELGDKVAASVVDTATGEQLYGRGATTPMTPASTIKIATATAALSVLGPDHRIATTAVLSPDSRTLTLVGGGDPTLSRAALRAMAADTADALREEDRDSVRLRYDVSRYAGPVLHPIGPNENLAPVTALMVDEGRADDTDRGPAPRTDDPAGDAARTFAAALRKAGVEVTGAPGEARAADEARTVATHRSAPLSALVERTLTNSDNDLAEALARQTAIAKGESASFAGARRAVTNELKKLELPVAGARFADGSGLDREDRVTPALLTALLARVADPDRPGLRPVLTGLPVAGFSGTLGGRYAPDADGTGLIRAKTGTLRGVNSLAGTVVDRRGRLLAFAFLASGSRHAAEAEPALDALATALAGTGG
- a CDS encoding zinc-dependent metalloprotease codes for the protein MTSIGGAQMVDWNLAVATATRLVRPGPDISREEARAVVAELRRHAKASEEHVRLFTRMIPEGAEPEDTPVLVVDRPGWIRANVAGFRELLHPLLAKMESRRSGGPGGAVLGAVGGKVTGVELGMLLSFLASRVLGQYETFAPATRELPASANGGGRLLLVAPNIVHVERELDVDPHDFRLWVALHEETHRTQFTGVPWLRDHLRGEIQTFLDETDVDPATFLERLREAAQSLSGGRPEGERGESDGRSLVDIVQTPAQREVLGRLTAVMSLLEGHADYVMDGVGPDVVGSVSEIREKFQRRRAQGAGRLDQALRKLLGLDAKLRQYKDGEKFVTSVVDEVGMDGFNRVWTSPNTLPTKAEIARPADWVARVHRKAES
- the tilS gene encoding tRNA lysidine(34) synthetase TilS produces the protein MGPHPAVAAIRLAVRRVLHDVITDCRRNAGPDRPAEAARRPAHAAGSPCAEAGAAGGSRTALPERPRTPLVLVACSGGADSMALASALAFEARKLDVRAGGVTVDHNLQPGSGLRAAEVVTRLAAMDLDPVEAVAVHVGREGGPEAAARDARYAALDAAAERHGAAAVLLGHTRDDQAETVLLGLARGSGIRSLSGMAAASGPAGRYRRPFLQLDRQTVRKACLVQSIPVWDDPHNIDPAYTRSRLRHEGLPALEKALGKGVVEALARTAQLSRDDADALDTWAAEAELSVRDEAGRLECAALYALPPAVRRRVLRRALIEAGAPAGSLFARHLEEVDRLITGWRGQRAINLPGRVEALRQGGRLVIRQS
- the hpt gene encoding hypoxanthine phosphoribosyltransferase, which encodes MGTDLQSVLLTKEEIDAKLVELAAKIDAEYAGKDLLIVGVLKGAVMVMADLARALSTPVTMDWMAVSSYGAGTQSSGVVRILKDLDTDIKGKHVLIVEDIIDSGLTLSWLLSNLGSREPASLEVCTLLRKPDAAKVAIDVKWIGFDIPNEFVVGYGLDYAEKYRNLPFVGTLAPHVYGG
- the ftsH gene encoding ATP-dependent zinc metalloprotease FtsH, which gives rise to MDVKRYFRGPVMWIVLAVLAVVVLMQVVGSSGGYKTVDTAKVVQAISKNQVEQAKLTTGDEQILKVELKDGQKLPGESGSKFQASYIGNQGVELADTLQQKFEAGEVEKGYTISPSKQSPFVSILLSLLPFVLIVVVFLFLMNQMQGGGSKVMQFGKSKAKLITKDTPKTTFADVAGSDEAVEELHEIKEFLQEPAKFQAVGAKIPKGVLLYGPPGTGKTLLARAVAGEAGVPFYSISGSDFVEMFVGVGASRVRDLFEQAKANAPAIVFVDEIDAVGRHRGAGMGGGHDEREQTLNQLLVEMDGFDVKGGVILIAATNRPDILDPALLRPGRFDRQIAVDRPDMQGRLEILKVHQKGKPVAEGVDLGAVARRTPGFTGADLSNVLNEAALLTARSDKKLIDNESLDEAIDRVVAGPQKRTRIMSEKEKKITAYHEGGHALVAAASPQSDPVHKITILSRGRALGYTMVLPEEDKYSTTRNEMLDQLAYMLGGRAAEELVFHDPTTGAANDIEKATATARAMVTQYGMTERLGAIKFGGDNSEPFLGREMGHQRDYSEEVAALVDEEVKKLIETAHNDAWEILVENRDILDALVLELLEKETLGKDEIAEIFAPIVKRPARPAWTGSARRTPSTRPPVLSPKELALTNGSANGSGTPEIAPTDLTKDITPSTETIPEDRPES
- the folE gene encoding GTP cyclohydrolase I FolE; its protein translation is MTDPVTLDGQGSIGVFDEKRAEAAVRELLLAVGEDPDREGLRETPGRVARAYKEIFAGLYQQPEDVLTTTFDLGHDEMVLVKDIEVFSTCEHHLVPFRGVAHVGYIPASTGKITGLSKLARLVDVYARRPQVQERMTTQIAESLMSILEPRGVIVVVECEHMCMSMRGIRKPGAKTLTSAVRGQLRDPATRAEAMSLIMAS
- a CDS encoding DUF3180 domain-containing protein; this translates as MKQLRLGVLAGLFAAAGVLSWGGARLWDSLGTLPSVPLAASIVLAVIAVILLATALSVRARLRAQRERRPGAKGVEPLFAARAVVFGQASALVAALVSGMYGGTGVFLLSYLDVPPRRDQAIYAGAAVIAGIGVIAAAFFLERVCRLPEDGNDHDGTGAAAA